In Vicia villosa cultivar HV-30 ecotype Madison, WI linkage group LG7, Vvil1.0, whole genome shotgun sequence, the DNA window aaaatttcTATATTTAGTTTCTTATTTAAGAGTCAGACAAAGTCAATAACTTTTCTTGCCGACGACCAACGACGTCGTTTCCACCCTCAGCGCCGTTTTCTGAATGACCAAATCCAAACATTGCAGATTACTTTATTCACAGTTCATTAATTATCGCTTTTCATGATTAATCATCACTAATCACCGAGAAATAACAAAGAAAACAATAGAAAGAGccagaaaacaaaaaataagcaACAGAAACCAATCAATAACAGAACAAAAGAGTATCTCACTAccattactctctctctctctctcattgtgATTCCGTTTTTTTGGAACTTCGAAATCATGCACAGTGATGGTTTTCTACTCTTCTCTTTGCTTCTTAAACCCTAACAACTTCAACCGCTCATCATTTTCCAGTtcgatctctctctctctctatgttTCTCTCTCTCACTGTATATTTTTTTCCTCAACTTTGCTCTTGTTTTGCAGGTTTCTGATACGCAATGGCGCCAAAGCGAGGGATTCACTTAGCCAAAAACGGAAGCAAAGGAGTTCGTTTCcctgttttaaaatttgttcttcTCTGTGTTCTTACGCCTGTTGTTTTCTTCTTCAGTAGAGGCTCTCATGTTGCGGGTTAGTTCACTACCTGTTGAGAATTTTGTAATTGATTTGGTAcacttttatgatttttgaaagtGCTATTggatttatttgtttttgtgttgttgCTGTATTGGGAAATTAGATTAGGGAAGTGTTGTTTGAGAATAAGGTAACTATGGTGAAGTGTTATTGACGTCACTCTCTTGACTTGGATTGGAAAGTTTGTCAAGTGTATGTTTGGTTTCAGTTTTGTTGGTGTACTTAGAATTGAATGCGACggtgtaaaattgattttgacatgtttTGTTGCTCTCGAGTAGAATTGATTATGCTTTCCAGAGTTTATTCTACTTGTGTGTGTTTGAATTGAAGGTGgacaaaattgattttaatagaattgagcttggtagaattgattttaagagAATTGAGTTTAacataattgatttattttagatacatttatgtaacagggagttgaacaacaaatttatagtgtaaaaatcacgtttaaaCTAAAAAGCTGCAAATTCAAGTTTCTTGTAGTATCAATTCTAgaggcagaatcaattctactttagaataaccaaacatctcaaaatcattccagaatcaattctatacctatagaattgcttttggctcttccaaaagccaaaccaaacatgctATAAGATTTTGCAGCTTTTGAATCTAAACATGATTTTTACACTTATTCTGAAAATTCCTATAAAGCTCACTTTTTCTAGAAATTTAtccaaacaaaaatcaatttacctTCAAGTCACTTTTAGcccaaataaaatttatatagcaTGTGTTTGGCGATAAATGAAATTATGGCTAAAACCCACGTTTACCTAGAAGCTACACTTAACTGCTTCTCTAGATCGTAGTGGTTATGGCTGTGGATGTGCGGTTGCGGTATCCTACTAAGTTACCAAACAGAGGCATaatcaattcactcaaaatcaattttctttccttGTCTTTCTTTAACTGCATTATAGGAAAAAACACTATTCCGTCACTAGCTTAATTAACTAGctgttgtttgttgtttgttgtttgtggGATGCGATCAATTTCGTGTTTTGGTTTTGTCGTTTTGGAGATTGGTAAGAGTGATGTTATGCCATTATCTTAGGTTCAtgtaaatttattattttgtaaCTATTGGTAATAGCATTTAGGAATTTGATTAGGATTCTATTGCTGTTTCTTTAAACACAGCCTTATTGTTTATATGGATGATAATTGCATCGTTCCAAATTTTAGTGATGATTTGAGCCAATAACCTTTATCTCTATTCTTTAATTACATGCCATGTATATTTCTAAATAGTAGTTCAAATGCAACTTCATATCAAATATGTTTGTACCACTTTGGTGCTTGTGCTTGGCGTTAATGGTTTTGGTCCTTATACAACTTATTTTTGCATTAATCTCACTCAGTTTCTGATTCTTATTTTAAGTCTTCGATTGTTTCAATAGAGATGAATGTTAGGTAGCATTGGCAGTGCTAAATGTCCTATTTAATAAGCGTGGCACTTAAATTCATTATCAGGGGAACTTGTTTATTTAGCAATCTATATAATGCGGTACATTGAATCTGATGTAGTCATATAAGGGAAAAAGGCTTTATTGTGATTCCTTGAAAGGTAATCTCTCAGTTAGTTGACAACTGAGTTAGTTAGTAAGTCATTTAGTTAGTGGCGCAAGACTGGAAACTATAAAAATAGAAAGGTGATTAAAGGGGGAACTATTGCTTTTATTAGGAAATTGGAGTGAGTGAGCACCAAGTCTCTCTAATATCTGGACTGTAATAGTTCTCAATCAATAGACACCATGAGATAATAGTGTGATCACATCCATGAGGCCAGTTTGTTGTCCTTTTAGGCTCAAACCAAAAGCAGGGGGCAGTCTTGGTAAAAGAAAGATGGGCCAAAGCCCTAATTGATAAGTTGATCAAATTTTGTTGTTGCATGTTGGTGCTTTCTTTGACTTGTTGGTACATTTGTAATAGCATAAAATATGTATACTAGTGAAATaagaattgaaatattttgtcttttctcTTTAAATGACCTGACTATCAACTTCTGTTGTTCTAAGTGGTATGGTTCCTCTTAAGTAAAGTCTTGGGTTCAAATCTTCTAAattgaaaaatagttttattcTTTTGAGTGAGTTCACTTGACTTGACTGAGATTAGTTGGGATTTAATGCGATAGTATAAAACATAAAACACACATGAAAATTGAAAGGGGAGTCTTGGTGTAACGATTGAATTTACTGTTATGTGTCTAGAGGACATGACTTTTTGTTGTGACATTAGCCTCTTGCAACTGCAACGATAAGGCTTCCTCCAATAAATATGCAATGGATCTATGGTGGAGCTTTACAGAATGTGATTGTCCTTTCTTCTCTATGTTCTAGGATTGATGGTCGAGAGACTATTAGTCCTCACTTTTGTTAATAGACTGTTAGTCATTTCTTCTCTATGTTGTAGGATTAATGGTCGAGAGACTATCAGTCCTCACTTTTGTTAATCGTTAGTCATATCTTCTCTATGTTGTAGGATTAATGGTCGAGAGACTATCAGTCCTCACTTTTGTTAATAAACTGTTAAATTGTGAGAATCGAAATGGGGTTCATCTATCTTCTAGTTTCTTATGCCTATTTCCCTTCAATGAGAAAGAAAAAACAGTTAATAACGTATTGAAATTTTTCTATATGCATATTTATTAGTTTAAGCTGGAGTACTTACTTGAAATGCCTTGTGCAGATCAAAATGATATTTCAGCTGTTCCAGATGCACAGGTAGCCTGTTTTGAGTGATATTGTTGGCTATGCAAATTATATAATGGATTTCACTTATATATTGTTTTCTTGTTTGACTTGACATAAACTGTTGACTGCAGCAAGTTGCTAAATGGAGAGAGTGGAATGCATTGCAAGACCTTAAATCACTTTTTTCGAAAGAGGCAAGCCTAGGCTTATAAACAGTTGATCCATATTTAGCATTTAATTTTTTCATGTAAGATGTTTCTAATTAATGTTATATTTTAGGTTTTTGATGTTATTGTGTCCAGCACAAATGACATGGGGCCAATGAGTCTTgataattttagaaaaaatatgtCTGCATCATGGAGAGTTGTTGGATTAGAGACTTCAAATGTTGCCTATGAGGTTTGGAGGACCGATGTGCTTCTGCATGGAAATTTCAATTTCTGTAtttaaaagaaatataaataaaaggccTTATTATTTTATTGCTTCCAAATGTTAATTcatgtttaattgtttaattaaagcTAACGCAACCAACAACACATGTTAGACAAGAAAACCCGAAGGTGAAGGAAGGAAGATCTTCAGGTGGCATCATACTCTATACTCTGTAATATGCATATGTTGCTTAATTTACACTACAACTCTCTTTTTTATGCAGAGGGGCTTGCTCAGTGGACTGATAGCCGTGCACGGCAAGTCCGAAGGGTGAGCATCATTATTTGATATTTCTCTTGTTAGAACTTATATATGGCTTGTTTGGACACAACTTGTGTTAGTGATAGTGTTAGTCTTGCTTTTTGACAAAAACAAAGGCGGAAGTAAGTTTTCCACCTCAAATGAGTTCTAGCTTAGCCAAAAATTTCTTCTTCCACAGTACGTTATTGACACATGTTGAAATTTATAATTTTCTTTGGAGTATTTACTCTTTTGGTAAATTTTGCCTAAAAGTAATTTTATCCAACTTGATTAGAAATGACAATATTATAGAGAGTGTTGGGGTAGGACCTATAGTAGAAAAaatggtggaaaatagacttaaGTGGTTTGGGCATGTAGAAAGAAGACCTGTAGATTCTGTGATAAGGAGAGTATACCAGATGGAAAGAAGTCAAACAATAAGAGGTAGAGGAAGAACCGAAGAACTATAAAAAATATAGgataagttattaaaaaaaactctaGATAAACGAACTGGATAGAAATATGGTcttggatagaacattatggcggaaTTTGATCCACGTAGTCGACCCTACTTAATGAGATaaggtttggttgtttgttggttGGTCTTACTGAATTACATGTGGCATGTCTGAGACACACAACTTGTTCTTCCAATGGCCAAACGTCAATAATGATGTTCTGTTTACAGCAAAAATTGTGTTTCGACTTTGACTGTTTTTTATTTTGGGAATGGGATTTTCATGTTCTTCATAACTATTTCTGCAGAAATTAATCGAAAAAAGGCGGGAAAAGCGTGCCTCTGAGTTGTTAAAGATGGACAATGAAGTAATAGTAAAACTTGAAAATGCCGCTATTGAACACTCAAGATCTGTTGAGTCAGCCATATTGGGTAAGTACAGCATTTGGAGGAAAGAAATTGAGAATGAAAATGCTGATTCTTCTGTTCGGTTTATGCGGGACCAGATCATTATGGCTAGGGTATATGTGAGTATTGCAAAGATGAAGAACAAGCTTGAGCTGTACCAAGAGCTGCAATCTCAGCTCAAAGAGAGTCAACACGCTCTAAGTGATGCAATTTCTGATTCAGATCTTCATCATAGGTTGGATTTAGGTGGTATTTATCTGCGTTTTGTATGCCTCTGTCTGAATTTACTGCTTAgctaatgtagtgtaattatcTCTAGTTCACATGAACAAATAAAGACTATGGGCCAAGTTCTGTCAAAAGCACGAGGGCAATTGTATGACTGCAAGTTGGTCACTGGAAAATTGAGAGCAATGCTACAAACAGCTGATGAGCAAGTTAGGAGCTTAAAGAAACAAAGCACATTCCTTAGTCAGTTGGCTGCTAAGACCATACCAAATGGAATTCATTGCTTATCTATGCGCCTCACAATAGATTACTACCTTCTTCCTCCTGAAAAAAGGAAGTTCCCTACGAGTGATAACCTGGAGAATCCCGGTCTTTATCATTATGCACTATTTTCAGACAATGTCTTGGCTGCATCTGTTGTTGTCAACTCAACTGTTACAAATGCAAAGGTGAGTAAGAGTCTTTTTATCTAAACAATGTTTCATGTGCACAATTTCCTTTTATAGATGGCAATGATTTGAGAAATTATATGATTAAGAAAATCCTTATTgtcttattgtttttgttttcattgTTGCAGGATCCTTCAAAGCATGTTTTTCACGTTGTTACTGATAAACTCAATTTTGGAGCCATGAACATGTGGTTTCTTTTGAACCCCCCTGGAAAAGCTACAATACATGTTCAGAATGTTGATGATTTTAAGTGGTTGAATTCATCCTACTGCCCTGTATTGCGGCAGCTTGAATCGGCAAAAATGAAAGAGTATTATTTCAAGGCTGGCCATCCAACAACAATTACTTCTAGTGCTTCCAATATGAAATATAGAAATCCAAAATATCTCTCGATGCTCAACCATCTGAGATTCTATCTTCCAGAAGTTTATCCTAAATTAGATAAAATCCTTTTTCTCGATGATGACATTGTTGTTCAAAAGGATTTAACCGGATTATGGGCAGTTGATCTTCAGGGTAAAGTAAATGGTGCAGTTGAAACATGTGGTGAGAGTTTTCACCGATTTGACAAATATCTTAACTTTTCTAATCCACATATCGCAAGAAACTTTGATCCAAACGCTTGTGGTTGGGCATATGGGATGAATGTATTTGATCTCAAGGAGTGGAAAAAGAAGGATATCACTGGCATATATCACAAGTGGCAAAATATGGTGAGCTTTTGAATATAGCATTAGTTTGCATCAGAACGACTTTTCACACACAAATAGGTGAATACAAAAAATCTTTTACTGACCTAGCTTATTTTTCTATCTGATCCTAGAATGAAGACAGGGTTCTGTGGAAGCTGGGGACATTACCTCCAGGGCTAATGACATTCTATGGGCTGACCCATCCTCTAAATAAATCATGGCATGTCCTTGGTTTGGGTTATAGTCCAACTGTAGATCGATCGTTGATAGAGAATGCAGCAGTTGTACACTACAATGGTAATATGAAGCCGTGGCTAGAGATTGCCATGACAAAGTATCGGCCTTACTGGACAAAATATGTCCAACACAATCATCCCTATCTCAAGAACTGTAAGTTATAATATTAGTCACGTATTTCTGATAATTTCGTACAGAGAATAGTTACTTCTTTCTTCTCCAGCCTTCCCCATTTTCTTTCATCTTTCTGGCATGGATATTTCAACTAGAGTGTCTTGCCAGAATGATGATCATTGTCCTGGAACCTATAAGGGTCACCGGTAATGCTTGTTTGATGTTTACCTCCAACATCTTCCCTCCAATTGATTTATGCTTTCAATTCATTTAATTTGCTTACATCATTGTCACCCATTTGAAACAAGGTACATAAGTAGTTACCTTGCTTACCATTAAAAACTCTTCATTGTACAATAATCTGATTCTGATACTCGGACAGGACTTGAAATTGAATATCATATTTCTATATATTCTTTGGAAAACATATCTTGTTAAGTTTTGAGAGTTATGTTATTTACATGTGCCAATTGTTATCTCTAAAATCACGGACTTTCCAGGAATTATGTTTGTCTGAtaatttttctattaatattttctgtttttttttttccttttacatcAGTTGTGAAACTTGTCTGTGCAAGGAATTGCTTGTTTGGTGATTTAGTATAATGTTAGTAGTGTTGCTGTTGTCtgcctatttaattaaatgttaCATATTTAATAATGCGAGATAAGTTGATTATTCCTGATAGGGATTACTCTACTTAATAATGACATTTGAATTAGTGAAATTTATTGTTTATAATGAATGATTAAGTTGAATAACTCAGTTACTCTTGGAGTTGATATATCTAAGCACACAAAATTTGAGTGGAATCCTGtattaatttagaaaaaaaatcatccaaaattataaaacaaaCTGTGTTTTAAAAATAGATTGATGAAGGATTTTGGAATGCTAACTCTATAGCATGGACATtctaaaaattgtttttcaaaattgatAATCACTGTAATCCTTCGAAGCACGACAATAATCTCACGTTGAAAACAAAGTCTCCATCACAAATTCAATTTTAAACTtatactagtcagagacccgtgctgtcgcctgggtgcattatttgtggtgtagtattttttgaacaataagaaaaatgtgaagtaaagaagtttgaccaaattgcatgtataaaatggaaattaaccatttaaaaaaaatactaataagatattagtagtatgaaaattaggttctaagttaaaataatgatccataaaaaaagtttaaaataggTAACACAGAtaagttattataaaatcactatAAATATGTACAAATGTTttgtttgattaaaataaaagaagtatCGTGGTGATAATGACCCATGAAAATAGtgaatttcaatgataaaattcaCTGTAAATTTTATAGCACGTTTGCAACGAAATCAAAACCTGAAAGGCACGTTTGCAACGAAATCAAAACCTGAAAAACCAAAATAACATGGAAactaaaatgaatggaaaaacaTACTTTGAGTTAAAGTCCTTATATACCGCAAAAGGTCCATTAAAAACAGAAGCCTTGATTACCTAAGCATTGACTTCTGAAAAATGAACAAAAGTCATTAAAATGTGTTCTTAAAACTAAACAGAACTTTGTGTTATAACTCTTCAACCATAAGACTAAAATTACCTAAACTCTCGTTCGCATCCATCGGTTCAAGTGTGGTGGGTAAAGCAAAGGGAACCTACAATTTGTTAGtgagaaattaaataaaacattatatattttattcataATATCTTACAAAGTTGACTAAACATGCTTACTGTCACACCTTCACCATCTCACAACTTTCGTTTATTCTTCTTTGAGATTTGTAGATCTCTAATGTTCCGGAATGAAAATAATGGGTAGTAAATGGATGTGATGCACTTAGAGAAATTTGCAGAAGAAATGGGTAAATCTATGGTGGAGAAAGGAGGGTGGCGGTAGTGTTAGGGTTTGTTGACAGTGGTGGCATGAGAAAGAGGCGACGACGGGGATGGGAGTCCCGGCGCGATCTGGGTGTGCAACGGCGGGGCATGAGAGTCTGTGGCTTTTTTTGTTCAAACATTTT includes these proteins:
- the LOC131616696 gene encoding polygalacturonate 4-alpha-galacturonosyltransferase-like translates to MAPKRGIHLAKNGSKGVRFPVLKFVLLCVLTPVVFFFSRGSHVADQNDISAVPDAQQVAKWREWNALQDLKSLFSKEVFDVIVSSTNDMGPMSLDNFRKNMSASWRVVGLETSNVAYELTQPTTHVRQENPKVKEGRSSEGLAQWTDSRARQVRRKLIEKRREKRASELLKMDNEVIVKLENAAIEHSRSVESAILGKYSIWRKEIENENADSSVRFMRDQIIMARVYVSIAKMKNKLELYQELQSQLKESQHALSDAISDSDLHHSSHEQIKTMGQVLSKARGQLYDCKLVTGKLRAMLQTADEQVRSLKKQSTFLSQLAAKTIPNGIHCLSMRLTIDYYLLPPEKRKFPTSDNLENPGLYHYALFSDNVLAASVVVNSTVTNAKDPSKHVFHVVTDKLNFGAMNMWFLLNPPGKATIHVQNVDDFKWLNSSYCPVLRQLESAKMKEYYFKAGHPTTITSSASNMKYRNPKYLSMLNHLRFYLPEVYPKLDKILFLDDDIVVQKDLTGLWAVDLQGKVNGAVETCGESFHRFDKYLNFSNPHIARNFDPNACGWAYGMNVFDLKEWKKKDITGIYHKWQNMNEDRVLWKLGTLPPGLMTFYGLTHPLNKSWHVLGLGYSPTVDRSLIENAAVVHYNGNMKPWLEIAMTKYRPYWTKYVQHNHPYLKNCKL